The stretch of DNA GCCGCCGACGGGTCGGTGGAGGCCGAACTCATTCAGGAGGAGACCCCATGAAGCGCATCCTGGCTCTGCTGGCGCTCGGCACGCTTGCCCTCGCGGACGCACAGGCCCCCCGCACCGTCACGGTGCCGCGCCAGCGGGTCAATCTAACCTGCGCCGACACGTACTGGGGGGCGCCGCGCAAGGACTTCCTGCTGGCCGACGAGACCTACCCGAATTGCGTCCTGCGCCTGCCGCTCGCTCTGCGCGAACGCTGGCCGGGCCCGCGCACCTTCTACTTCATTCCGCGCGTCTCGGCGACCCTGTACACCAAGGACGGCAAGGGGAACGGCCACTGGCTGCCGCTGGCACCCCTGGTGAATCCGGGGGATGACCCGCTGCACCGGGCAGTCAGTGCCCAGACCTACAAGACGGTCGAACTGGGTGGGCAATTCCGCAAACTCAGCGACGTGGCCGGTGGGGACAAGTCGGACACTGTCGGCGTCGGGGGCAAACTCACGGTGTGCGTCGCCCCGGTGTGGCCCGGTGAGGACCCCTGCGTGACCTTCGACATCACGGCCCGGTACCGCGTGTACACCCACTGATCCTGCTCAGGGAGCGGAGTGTAAGCGGGCGTTTACACTCCGCTCCCGCTTTGCTGACACAGCTTCGCTACACTGCTCCTCAGTCGCCCCAGGGGGCTGAACTCCGGACGAGAGCACCGCCGTACCCGGTCACGATAAGACGGCGCGGGAGGTCTGGTATGGCGTGGTTTCTGCTCGTGATCGCGGGGCTGCTGGAAGTCGGCTGGGCCATCGGCCTGAAGTACACGGAGGGCTTTACCCGGCCCCTCCCCACCGCCTTGACCCTGGTCAGCATGATCGGCAGCATGGGGCTGCTGGGGCTGGCGGCCAAGACGCTGCCCATCGGCACGGCGTACGGGGTGTGGGTGGGCATCGGGGCGGTCGGCGCGGCCATCCTGGGAATCGTGCTGTTCCGGGAACCCGTCACGGCCGCGCGGATCGTCTTCCTCGTCCTGATGATCGTCGCCATCGTGGGGCTGAAGGCGACGAGCGGGCACTGAACCCCTCGGCAGCTTCGGGGCACGTCTGGTCCCACCGGCAAAGGGGGCCGGGCTTGCCCCACCGGGACTGAAGATGCCTGAGCACCGGGGGCAACCCCTTTAAGAAGGCTCAAGGAAACGTCCGCTCCGGGCTCAGTTAGCCGGAGGTGGGGGGCGTACAGTGAAATCCTGTTCAGGGTCTGCACGATCCTTGCCAGGAGCGTCTGGGTCAGGTCCGACTCCACATGCTCAACACCCGTCCTGATTCTTGCAGGAGTCAGCAGCTTGAGGCTCCGGGCCACGGAGCCCGCACGGGAGGCACGAGAGGATGATCGATCTTCCGCAGGAACTCATCCGGCTGGGCGCGCGGGCGAACAGCAAGGACGACGCCATCGCCCAGGTCGCCGCGCTCCTGACAGCGGCGGGGAACGTGGAGCCGGGGTACGTGGAGGGCATGCGCGCCCGCGAGGGGCAGGCGAACACCTACCTGGGCAGCGGCATCGCCATCCCGCACGGCACGCCCGAGACCCGGCACCTGATCCGCAAGACGGGCATCGCGGTGCTGCAACTTCCCGGCGGTGTCCCCTGGGGCGCGGGCGGCGAGACGGTGCGCCTGGTCGTCGGCATCGCCGCCGCGAGTGACGAGCACCTGAACATCCTGCGCCGCCTGACCCGCGTGCTGTCGGACGACGCGCTGGTGGAAAAGCTTTCCACCACCACCGACCCCGGCGACGTGCAGGAGGCGCTGACGGGCGAGCGGTCCACGCCAGCTCAGGCCGGGACCGTCACCGTCACCGCCGCACCGGCGCCCTCCCCATCCTCCGACCTTCCCTATTCCGCGCAGGTCACGCTGCCCAATCCCCTGGGGATGCACGCGCGGCCCGCCACCCTGCTCGCCAACCTCGTGCGGTCGCGGGGCGGGCGGGTGCGGCTGAGCCGTGACAATGGGGAGAGCGCGGACGCCACCCGGTTGATGGAGGTGCTGAGCCTGGGCCTGACGCGCGGCACGCCGGTTACCGTCAGCGCGGACAGCCCGGAAACTCTCAGCGCCGTCACGGACGCCATCCGCTCGGGGTTGGGGGACGATCTGAGTGTTGCGCCCGCGAGTGCGGCCCCCACCCGCCGCGAGCCCGAATGGGCACCGACTCAGGCCAGGGCCACCATCGAGGGCGTACCCGCCGCCGACGGCCTGGTGGTCGGCGTGACCCGGCAGCACGCACCCCGACCCCTCGACGTGCGCGACGAACCCGGCGACCCGGTGGCGGAGAGTGACCGCCTCGACACCGCGCTCGCCGCCGCCCGCGCCGAACTCGACACCGTCATCTCGGACGTGGGCGCCCGCTTCGGCGCGGACAAGGCCGCCATCTTCCAGGCGCACCAGGAACTGCTCGGGGACGAGAGCGTGGTGCAGGACACGGTGGCCCGCATCCTCGACGGGCACGGGGTGGCGTGGGCGTATCAGGCGGTGACGGAGGGGCGCGTCGCGGCCCTTCAGAAGCTCGACGACCCCACCCTCGCCGCCCGGGCGGTGGACCTCAGCGACGTGCAGCGGCGGGTGCTGCGTCACCTCCTCGGGATTCGGGAGACGGACGTGGCGGCGAGCGGGCCGGTGATCCTCCTCGCGCCCGACCTCACGCCCAGCGACACGGCGCGGCTGGGGCCGGACACGCTGCTGGGCTTCGTGACCGCGCAGGGCGGGCCGACGAGCCACACGGCGATCATCGCCCGCGGCCTGGGCCTGCCCGCCGTGGTCGCCGCCGGGAACGGGGTGCTGGAGGTGCCCGACGGCACGCCCGCGATCCTGGACGGGGGGGCGGGGCGGCTGTACCTCCAGCCCTCGGACGCCGACGTGCAGGCGGCGCGCGAGCGGCAGGGCGTCCTCGCCCGCGAGCACGAACTCGCCCGGGCCGCCCGCCATCAGCCGGGGGTCACCCGCGACGGCGTGAGGATCGAAGTCGCCGCGAATATCAACCGTGCGGCCGATGCCGCGGCCGCCCTCGACGCTGGGGCCGAGGGTGTGGGCCTGATGCGGACCGAGTTTCTGTTCCTGGAGCGCGACTCGGCGCCCACCGAGGACGAGCAGGAGCGCGAGTACCGGGCGATGGCGCAGGCGCTGGGGGACCGCACCCTGATCATCCGCACGCTCGACATCGGCGGGGACAAAGAGGTGCCGTACCTGGGCCTGGCGCACGAGGACAACTCGTTCCTGGGCATCCGCGGCATCCGGCTGTGCTTCGAGCGCCCCGACCTCTTCCTGCCGCAACTGCGGGCGGTGGCCCGGGTGGCGCGCGACCACCCCAATGTCCACCTGATGTTCCCGATGATCTCCACGCTGGAGGACTTCCACCGCGCCCAGGCCATCTTCGACACGGTACGCGACGAACTGGGCGCTCCCCGCGTGCCCCTGGGCGTGATGATCGAGGTGCCCTCGGCCGCGTTGATCGCTGGCGCGCTCGCGCGGGAGGTGGACTTCTTCAGCGTGGGCACGAACGACCTGACCCAGTACACGCTGGCGATGGACCGCCTTCAC from Deinococcus apachensis DSM 19763 encodes:
- the sugE gene encoding quaternary ammonium compound efflux SMR transporter SugE, translated to MAWFLLVIAGLLEVGWAIGLKYTEGFTRPLPTALTLVSMIGSMGLLGLAAKTLPIGTAYGVWVGIGAVGAAILGIVLFREPVTAARIVFLVLMIVAIVGLKATSGH
- the ptsP gene encoding phosphoenolpyruvate--protein phosphotransferase, which codes for MIDLPQELIRLGARANSKDDAIAQVAALLTAAGNVEPGYVEGMRAREGQANTYLGSGIAIPHGTPETRHLIRKTGIAVLQLPGGVPWGAGGETVRLVVGIAAASDEHLNILRRLTRVLSDDALVEKLSTTTDPGDVQEALTGERSTPAQAGTVTVTAAPAPSPSSDLPYSAQVTLPNPLGMHARPATLLANLVRSRGGRVRLSRDNGESADATRLMEVLSLGLTRGTPVTVSADSPETLSAVTDAIRSGLGDDLSVAPASAAPTRREPEWAPTQARATIEGVPAADGLVVGVTRQHAPRPLDVRDEPGDPVAESDRLDTALAAARAELDTVISDVGARFGADKAAIFQAHQELLGDESVVQDTVARILDGHGVAWAYQAVTEGRVAALQKLDDPTLAARAVDLSDVQRRVLRHLLGIRETDVAASGPVILLAPDLTPSDTARLGPDTLLGFVTAQGGPTSHTAIIARGLGLPAVVAAGNGVLEVPDGTPAILDGGAGRLYLQPSDADVQAARERQGVLAREHELARAARHQPGVTRDGVRIEVAANINRAADAAAALDAGAEGVGLMRTEFLFLERDSAPTEDEQEREYRAMAQALGDRTLIIRTLDIGGDKEVPYLGLAHEDNSFLGIRGIRLCFERPDLFLPQLRAVARVARDHPNVHLMFPMISTLEDFHRAQAIFDTVRDELGAPRVPLGVMIEVPSAALIAGALAREVDFFSVGTNDLTQYTLAMDRLHPQLARQTDAMHPAVLQLIGLTVQAANRHGKWVGVCGGAAGDEVGALVLTGLGVKELSVSTPQIATVKAALRQRTLGELQALAHEALSQPNAEAVRALVRPPAPEGATA